In the genome of Synechococcus sp. CB0101, the window AGGGGTGGGCAGGCCCGTGACTCTGGTTTGAGCACTACCTCAACCAGACGAACCGTGCTCAAGATGGATTCTGGCGCTTCTGCACTCGCGCCGCTACTGGATGTCAGCACTGCCGGTGAGCTGATCCCTGAACTGGTGCGCCATGGCCTGCAGCAGCTGATTGAGCTGGAGGTCGCTGCCGTGCTCGGCGCCGAGCACGGCTACCGGCCCAGGCTACTCACCACCCAGGTGGGTGACATCGATCTCCAGATCCCGAAACTGCGCTCAGGCAGTTTTCTGCCCTCGATCCTCGAACCGCGCCGGCGCGTGGACCAGGCTCTCTACGCCGTCGTGATGGAGACCCCGGCGACAGATGATCATGTGCGCTCAGATCGGCTGCAGTGCAAAAGGTTTCAGGCAACCGCTTTGCGGAAGACTGCGTGCAGGGGAGCGGTGAGACCCGCTGACGAAACCAAATAGTGACAGGCCCACCATGGGTTGAATTGTACAGATTTTTGAACTGCCCCCAGCCTCTACCTTTTCAAAATGAGCCCATGATAATTTGCATAAAGGAAATTAACCCAAAATGCTTAAGCTAAAAGTAAAAAACCAAGGCCGTGTTCTTTTTGACGACCGTAAAAACGGCGATTCCACAGTTAATCGCATGGACATCGTAAGAGTTAAAAATGCAGATAGCGACGTCATCTTCATAGAAGCAGCTTTAAGCGACAGCGAGGATCTTCGAGGCGACATCCGAGATATTGAAGACGAGGATATCGCTGATCTTCTTGCGCATCTGGATGCCAACGGCGATGGCAAGATACAAAAGCCTGAAAGACTTGGTGCATCTGCAAGTGTCGTAGGCGGCCTTCAACTTATAGACAACCACTCGAGTAGGTCTCTGGTCACTAAGAAATTTGAGGCAAGTGGTGTGCGCTTTCAATGGGACTCACCCAAAAACTTTCTTGGCATCAGTCAATCTGGGACTCTGGATTTCTCCGACGACATTGTTTCAATCGGCACAAATGAAGATGGAGATATTCTAACTTTTGTTTGTCCAGAGGTCACAATTAAGCGCAGCCTTCCTTTTGATTCGTCGATTTCCACTACTGGAGAGGTCGAAATAGGCCAGGTTGCTGGCAAGATTGACATGGTTACGGGTGTCGGCACAATTTACCTTGACAATGTTAGGTGGGAGTTTTCTGGCAATTACAACCGAGGCGCACTGTTCGGAAATAAGTCTTATGGGATTTCCTCCAATAACGCAGCTTATGTACCGGTCGAGTCTAGAGATGGACGAGGTGCCCTGATTGTACTCAAAAGCATAAAGCCGGGAGCATATGCAGGTCAAAATCCCGACAAAATATTCAGCTCTTACCTGGTCACCGCTGCGCAAGGTGAGACACCAAAGCAGCCGCTAGCTCAAACGTTGGTTATTAACGCCATAAATCAATTCATATACCCTGGCTTGCTTGATCAAGGGACATCTCTTCAGTGGAATATCGACCTTAAACGGCCAGTCAGTGTCAATGGGCTATAGAGTTATTTGGATGTTTGCCCTCTGATTTTCATAACATCTAGGGTCTACGCGCTGTTCCCTACGTCTCCTCCCCAAGCCATAGCTGAATGGCCTCGCAGATGTTCATCATTGCCAAATCGTGTGCACTGCAATGGGAAGCCCAACCCTGCTGCCAATGCTCAGCTGGACGCGCTCCTGTCTGACGCCCCCAGCTCTCCAGCAAGACCAAGCCAACGAGCTCACGCTTCCGCCGTTCCAGCAAGACCACGCCTTTGCCGTCTTTGAGCAGGGCGACTGGTTGGCGGAACTGGATCTCCTGCAACTGGGATCGGCCCTGCAGCGCAGCGCCATCGCCCGAGGCGGCTATGACGGCCGCTCCTTCGATGTCATGGTCGCCATCGCCGATGTTCTGGAAGCCGATCACGGCTGGAGCTTTGAGCAGTCCGATTCCTGGCTCGAGCGGATGGGGCTCTGGGAGGAGGAGGTCTGAGGGTTCAGAACCAGCCAGTAGCCTCCCGTGCCCCGCTCTGGTCGCAGCGTCGTCTGCCTGGCTGCCGATGAGTGAACACCTCTGGCTGACCACTGCCGAGCTCTGCTCCCATCTGGCTATCAGCCGCTCCACCCTCTTTGCCATCCGCCGCTCGGGGCTGCTCAAGGACGGGCGGCATCTGGTGTCCAAGAACCCAACCAGTTCCCGCTCGCACCTGCTCTGGCACCGCCAGCGGTGTGAATTGGCGCTCGGGAGGATCAGCTGATGGCTGCCATGGGCAGCTCCAACAGCGCCTGGCTCACCACCAGCCAGCTCTGCACTGCCCTCACCATCAGCCGCTCCAAACTCTGCCGCTGGCAGCAGCGCAAGGTGTTCCGTCAGGGCGTCCACTGGGTGCGCAAGAACCCTGCCGCTCCCTGCTCCGATCAGCTCTGGTCGCTGGCAGCCTGCCGCTCTGTCCTCCACAAGCCATAACCACAAGAAGGGGGGCCATCGGCCCCCTTTTTGATTGGTCTGTGCAGAGCCTGAATCAAGCCGCTTCGCTCTGATCGCCGAGCATCCGCCGCGCTACCGACGCCTTCGTCTGCTCGCCTGTGATCTCACTCAGATACGTGCGGCGGTGCACTTCCGGGCTATGGCCCATCACCGCGGCCACATCCGCGTAGTTCCAGGTTGTGGTCTCCCTGGCGCGAATGGCGTAGGCGTGGCGCAGGTCGTAGGGCACACAGCGCTCCTTACGTTTCTGCGCTTTCTTCTTGCCCTGGGCCGGTGCTGTTTCCACCCAGGCGTAGAGCTTGGTTTTCAGCTCAAACTCGGCCTTGGCATCGGAGCTACGCAGCTTGTGGCAGCACACCGCACCCAGCCGTTCGTTGTTATCGCAGCGCTTCACCAGATCACATTCGGGATCAAACGGCTGGCCGTCTTCATTGACGAATTTGGGCACGTAGCGGCGGCGCAGTTCCTCGAGCCGCTGCTCTCCGTTCTCCCCACCCAATTGATAGCGATCCACCCATTCGGCGGGTAATGGCAATGCCACCCGAAAGCCCGTTTTGGTCACCTTGATGTGGCGGGCGGCCACACCGATGCTCACCATCCCCTGCTCATCGGGGAGCTCCGCGATGTGCCACACCTCGTGGGGCCTGAGCCCATAAGTGGCCACCATTGCGAACACCCAGCCCCACAGCGGGTCTTCTTCCACCACCTGATCAAGCCACTCCCGGATCGCTGCGGTGCTCGGGATGCGGCGTCTGGATTCACCGGCAGCCACCAGCGCTCCCTTCTTGCGGTTCACCATTCCCTTGAGCTCCTCACTCAGGCTTTCCGGTGCAATCGCCCCGTAGCCGGCCCGCCGGAGCAACGACACCACCTCCCGCTTCTGGCGGAAGCCCTGGCGGTGCGTGGCCATTGGCATCAGCGGCGCCGTTGGATCGTCCAGCCGTGCCTTGAGGCTCTCGCTGCTGTGCAGCGCAAACCGGCGCACGTCCTCTTCCGTGGCCGCACGGTCCGCCGGGAGCAGGCAGAAGTAGCCCTTTCCCTTGAAGGGCCCCACGAGGTTCATGTTCACCCCCTGGCCCCGTTGGAACGCCACTACCGCGGCGCAGATCTCAGGCCAGCAGGGGGCCGCGAGATGGGCAGCGCTTCCAGCACTGGGCTCGGCTAGAGCCGTCCATAGCTGGGGCCGATCGCTCCGGCCTTGCTCCACCAGCGAATCGCAGAGTCGCTGCACATCCGCGTCGCTCTGGGCGGAGTAGCCCCGCATGGCCCGCTCACGCGTGCCCCCACCAGGAAGGATTTCATAGACGCTCAGCCACTGGCTATGGCGGCGCACACGGATGCGCAGGGGCAGGTCATGGAGTCGCAGGATCCCGTTGGCGCGCTCCAGGGGAGAAACGAGGCAAGGCATAACGGTGGAACCACTGAGGTGAGGGTTCCCCGCTTCTGTGAACAAGGGCCATGAGACGACCCTTGAGACGCCGAGCGTCCTTGGCAGTTTCTTGGCAGTTATGCCAAGGAAATGACACAACTACGGTTTTCGGCGTCCTTGTACGGTCTCATTTCGACCGACTCGGAAGCATTTTGCAAACCCTGAAATCCCTTGCGCTGCATGGTTAAACCCCTGCAGTCCAAACGATCTCAAAAAATGGGTCGTCTGAGATTCGAACTCAGGACCAATCGGTTAAAAGCCAACTGGAGATTCCCGAGATCCCTTGCGGTGCAAAGGCTCAGAAAACGACCCCCAAACACTCCCCCAAACAAATCGGCTGCGACTGGTGAGAACATCTTGCCAGAAAAACGCCCTGACCGGCTCACGACCGACATATCGAAGAAGCTGCAAGTCCGTCCAGACGATTTATGGCTGCCCAGGACCGCGACCATTCACGGAGCTACCAAGGGCCAAGCCCGCCAGGATGCTGAGTCCCTGATTCACCGCGTCATCGATGCGCCCCTGGGGACGAGCACAAAACAGGGCTACGGGATGCTCTGACGTTGATGCATTAGTAGGCGGATTAGCAGCATAAGGATCAAGAAGTCCGGACCGCCCGTCGGGAGCCGCAGCCCGCCGTTCCAGGGCCGGCAACCCATTCATCCGCACATACAGCCAGCTGAGGGCGGTGCAGTTGAGCAGATCAAACGCCAACGTGGCGCCCTGGAACCCCAGGATCCCGGTGGAGATCCAGACCACCAGCCGGCGGGAATCCATGGAGCGCGTTCGAACTGCTTGAAAGGGTTCCGAGGCCGCCGGAACCCTCAAGGGTTCTCTGCCTCACCTCAATGCCACTCACCCCTGAGGGCTGGACCTTGCTCAAAACCTGGGAGGGTTGCCGCCTGAGCGCCTATCCCGACCCCGCCAGCGGCGGTGCTCCCTGGACCATCGGCTTCGGCCACACCGGCGCGGAGGTCGTGCCGGGGCTGACGATCACTCAAGAGCAGGCCGAGGCCTGGCTGAACAAAGACGTTGCTGAGGCGGCCGGCGCAGTGGATCGGCTCCTCTCCGGCGTCACCCTCACGGCTCATCAACGCGAGTCCCTGATCAGCTTCTGCTTCAACGTCGGCGCGGGAGCCCTCGAGCGCTCCACCTTGCGCAAGCGCCTGCTCGCCGGTGAATCCCCGGCTGTGGTGATCGCCCAGGAGCTCCCCCGCTGGAACAAGGGCCCCAAGGGCCCGCTGGAAGGACTTAAGCGCCGCAGGGCTGCTGAGGTTTCGCATGCACGGATGCCAGAGGCCACTTCTCCACAGCAGCAAACAAAGACCGCAGCTCCGGTTCCCAGCCACAAGCCGATTCACCTCCTGGACGCGGTGCATCACCACAAGGGATTGGCGCATCAACAGGAGGCCTGGTTCCAGCTGGAGCGCTCGCTCACTGCGGAGCAACGGGATGCGTTCTCGGAGGTGTTTCGCACTCCAGGGGCGCGATCGATTGAGCCCCCCAAGCCGGAGGCGCCAGGCCTCATCGAACTGCCGGTGCCCTACCTGAGCCAGAACGACAGCGCCACCAGCCATGGGCCGCGCATGTGCTTCTCCTCCACCTGCGCCATGGCTGCAGCCTTCCTGAAACGCGGCGCCCTCACAGGCAACGGCCAACTGGACGATCAATACCTGGCCTTGGTGCAACGCCATGGCGACACCACTGATGCCAATGCCCAAGTCGCTGCACTCCACAGCCTGGGCCTGCAGGCACGCTTCCGCACCGACGGCTCCATCGAAGACCTGATCGAGCAACTCAAACGGGGACTCCCTTGCCCAGTGGGTTGGCTCCACAAAGGGCCCGTCTCTGCCCCAACTGGCGGGGGCCACTGGAGCCTGGTAATCGGCTGGGATCCGGCTATGCGCCAGTTCCTGATGCATGACCCCAACGGGGAAGCCGATCTGGTGAACGGCGGCTACGTGAACACCGCCATTGGCAGCGGAGCGGCTCAGCGCTACTCCGAGCGCAACTGGGGGCGCCGCTGGATGGTGGAGGGCGCCGGCAGCGGCTGGTGGATCGAGATCAGCGCGGGGACCTGACGTGCCAAAGCGGGGAACACTTCCAGCAGTTGCGCCCGATCACCCATGACCTTCACTCCCGCCATGGCGACCATCCCCCTGCACAGCGATCACCATGTGCGGGTTGGATTGGAAGCCCAGCTGCGCCAGTGCTGGGCGATGTACAACGCTCTGCCCACAGAGGCCAACCGCTATCAACTGGTGCGGTTGGAGCGCCTGCTGCAGGGCATTTGATGGCATCAACCCCACAGGGGGTGTTACAACCTGGCCAGAGCAGAGGACGACAACTGCTTGTCCAAGGAGGTCTGAGGAGGCCTCCTTTTTTAATGGCAACACAAGGCGGATCGAACCCGAGTGGTGATGGCGATTAGCGGCACGCCAACACAGACACTCAGCTGACAGCCGGTCGGCGTTTCACAGCAAGGCCGTTCGAAGCTTGCTTGAGAGCTGCGACAGACGTCGCGGAGGGCATCACAGCGTTAATGGATGATCTGTTCCAAAACAACACCATCTCGATCCACCAGTCGATAGACGCGACCAGTCAGCCGAGCTTTCGCCTTGGCCGTCATGTAAGCCTTGAAGTGGTTAGTCCTCAAAACTTCATCACGCCAGACGAGTTCACCACTTGCGCGGCTTTGAATCACGATCACCAGGGTGCAGCATCTCGCCAGTTGCGTTCACACTGTCCTGGATTCCGACCCGAATGCAACGAAATCTACGGATGAGCTTCGGGTTCAAGAGATTCCGAAGGAATTCAGAAGAAAGCGACTCTGTGTGGTTGTCGCCACATTGCCAGTCCCATCAGCCAAGCGGACAAGCAACTACCGTCAAAACAAGGGCCATGCATCCCCGACCGAGTCACCCATCACCCGCGAGAGCAGTGAAATGGTCAGCAGGGCCAGTGGATGGCGAAGGGCGCTGACAGCAACTAGTGGCTTCAGATCAAACCAGGGAACTGAGGCCCCAGATCGGGGACACATTCTGCTGCTGCTCCAAATCACCCATCACCTTCAGTCCCGCAAGGACGAGCATGGCTTTGCACAGTGATCAGCACATGCAGTTGGACCCAGGGGCCCAGTTGCACGTTGGCCGAGGGATGTTCCACCCGCTACCGACTGAGGCCCACCGCGATCAAGCGCTTCAGATGAATGCTTGCTGCAGAGCATCGAATGAACCAGCTCCGCCTTAGGTCTACGACCAGGTCTCTGCGGACACTGAAATGCGCATTCACAAAAAAAGGGGGGGGGGCTAAGGAGGCCTCCTGTTGTACTGGCTATCAACCGAGGCAGAACCGGGCGAAAGGCTGGTGATTTCGTTAATCTTTGCTGGATTGATCAATTGACATCCAATGCTCACCGGTTCTGACCTGCTCGCCAAGGTGAAGGAGCTGGGCGACGTCTCCAAATCGGATCTGGTGCGCAGCTGCGGCTACGTCAGCACCAAGAAAGATGGGGGCGAGCGCCTCAACTTCACCGCCTTCTATGAAGCCCTGCTGGAAGCCAAAGGCCTGAGCCTGGGCAACGATGGCGTGGGCCGGGGCAAGGGTGGCCGCAAGCTCAGCTACACCGCCACCGTGCAGGGCAATGGCAACTTGCTGATCGGCAAGGCCTACACCGCCATGCTCGACCTCAAGCCCGGCGATGAGTTTGAGATCAAGCTCGGCCGCAAGCAGGTGCGCCTGGTCCCCGTGGGTGGTGTGGACGAGGAGGAGTGAGGCTCTCTCTGGGCATCATGCGTATCCATTCCACGAGCTGGCGGTGAACGGTCAGTGAGATCAGTTGTGCACCTGAACGCAGCACCCCGCTGAGCGCCAAGCCCCCCTTACTCGGCTACTTCTTAGGACCCTCGGCCTACCCACCGGGGGTTTTCTATTGCGACACGATGTTCGGGAAGAGGAACCGTTGC includes:
- a CDS encoding glycoside hydrolase family protein; protein product: MPLTPEGWTLLKTWEGCRLSAYPDPASGGAPWTIGFGHTGAEVVPGLTITQEQAEAWLNKDVAEAAGAVDRLLSGVTLTAHQRESLISFCFNVGAGALERSTLRKRLLAGESPAVVIAQELPRWNKGPKGPLEGLKRRRAAEVSHARMPEATSPQQQTKTAAPVPSHKPIHLLDAVHHHKGLAHQQEAWFQLERSLTAEQRDAFSEVFRTPGARSIEPPKPEAPGLIELPVPYLSQNDSATSHGPRMCFSSTCAMAAAFLKRGALTGNGQLDDQYLALVQRHGDTTDANAQVAALHSLGLQARFRTDGSIEDLIEQLKRGLPCPVGWLHKGPVSAPTGGGHWSLVIGWDPAMRQFLMHDPNGEADLVNGGYVNTAIGSGAAQRYSERNWGRRWMVEGAGSGWWIEISAGT
- a CDS encoding AbrB family transcriptional regulator, whose product is MLTGSDLLAKVKELGDVSKSDLVRSCGYVSTKKDGGERLNFTAFYEALLEAKGLSLGNDGVGRGKGGRKLSYTATVQGNGNLLIGKAYTAMLDLKPGDEFEIKLGRKQVRLVPVGGVDEEE